CCTTGCACGGTCGAGAGTTTCTTCACCAGGTCGGCCGCCGAGGTAACGCCCGATTCGCGAATTGCCGCGGCCGTCATCACGGTGACCGGCAGCGCGCCTTCGGCGGCAATGCGTTTGATCGACGAGCCGGTAATTTCCACCCGCTGGATCGGCGCGGCGGCTTGCTCTTGCTGGGCCTGCGCGGGCAGGGCGAGCATTGCCAAACCGGCGCACGCGCCGCCGGCGAACAGGCGGCGCAGCGATTGGGACAAAACAGTTTCTTTCATGGTCAACTCCAAAGTGGACGGCGGGGCCGCAGCGCCATGGCTGCGGTGCAGGGATCAGAGTGTTACATTCGGCGCTGGCGCACGACTGCGCTAGATCAAACGTCTCCGGCTTCGCCCGCCGTTGTGGGATCGGCGCAACCTGCCGCCTGGAAATGTGACGGACAAAGCGCTTGCCAAGCGCCGCACAATATTGCTATAGTCGTCTCATCGATCCAGGAATTGCCATGCACAGCGCGAAACTGTTTACCTGCTTTTTTTATTTTGGCCATGTCCAGCCCGAGGCGGCGGAGTAGGCGGCAGGTTCACGCAGCAAGGACCGGATCCAGCAGAACTTCGAAAGACCGCCAGCGATGGCGGTCTTTTTTTTATCCCGGCACACCCGCAACCGATTACGGAGAAACGCATGCAACGCACCGACGACTTACGCATCCGCGAAATGAAGGAACTGACGCCGCCCTCGCACCTGATCCGCGAGTTCGCGTGCAGCGAGGCGGCCGGCGACACGGCGGCGGGCGCGCGGGTGGCCCTGCACCGCATCCTGCATGGCCAGGACGACCGCCTGATGGTGGTCATCGGCCCGTGCTCGATCCACGATCCGCGCGCGGCGATGGAATACGCGCGCCGCCTGGTGACCGAGCGCCGCCGCCTGGCGGCCGATCTGGAAATCGTCATGCGCGTGTATTTCGAGAAGCCGCGCACCACGGTCGGCTGGAAGGGCATGATCAACGACCCGTACATGGACAACAGCTTCCGCATCAACGACGGGCTGCGCATGGCGCGCGAACTGCTGCGCGACATTAACGAGCTAGGCCTGCCGGCCGGCACCGAATTTCTCGACGTGATCAGTCCGCAGTACATCGCCGACCTGATCAGCTGGGGCGCGATCGGCGCGCGCACCACCGAGTCGCAGGTGCACCGCGAGCTGGCGTCCGGGCTGTCGTGTCCGGTCGGCTTCAAGAACGGCACCGATGGCAACATCAAGATCGCGGTGGAGGCGATCAAGGCGGCCTCGCAGCCGCACCATTTCCTGTCGGTGACCAAGGGCGGCCACTCTGCCATCGTGTCGACCAACGGCAACGAGGACTGCCACATCATCCTGCGCGGCGGCAAGACGCCGAACTACGACGCGGCCAGCGTCGAGGAAGCCTGCCGCCAGATGGCCGCGCAGGGCCTGGCCGCGCGCCTGATGATCGACGCCTCGCACGCGAACAGCTCGAAGAAGCCGGAGAACCAGGTGCCGGTGTGCGCCGACATCGCCGCCCAGGTGGCAGGCGGCAACGACCGCATCGTCGGCGTGATGGTCGAGTCGAACCTGGTGGCGGGGCGCCAGGACCTGGTGCCGGGCAAGGAACTGGTGTACGGCCAGTCGGTCACCGACGGCTGCATCGACTGGGAGCACAGCGTGCAGGTGCTCGACACGCTGGCCGCCGCGGTGCGCCAGCGCCGCCTGCGCCAGGAATAGGCGCCGGCGCCGGACGAAAAAAAACCCGCGGCAAGCCGCGGGTTTTTTTATGCGATCAACGCGATCAGAACTTGTGGTTGTATTCCACGGAGAACTTGATTGCACGCGGGTCGGTGTAGCTGGTGACGCGGCCGTAGGTCGGCGACACCACGTTGGTGCCCGAGTTGTAGGTCTCGTCGATTGCCTGCACGGTCTGCTTGTTGAAGACGTTGAACACGTCCGCCTTCAGCGCCAGGCCCTTGACCATCGCCGGTGCGTACACCACGTTCATGTCGAGGCGGGTATCCCAAGGCAGGTTGCCCTTGGAACCGCGGTCGACGCGCACGCCGTTGCACCAGAAGTAGTTCGAGCCGTACGAGGTGTCGGTCGGGTGGTTGCCGATGCAGTTCAGCGGACGGCCGGCTGCGATCAGGGCGTTGCCGCCGACAGTCCACTCAGGCGCCACATTGTAGAAACCGTAGGCCTTGATCTGGTGGGTGCGGTCGTTCGGCAGCTTGCCGTAGGCGCCATCCATCAGCTCGATGCGGTCCCAGGTCGTCGTCGCGCCCGGATTGATCTGGGCGTTCTCGGAACGGGTCTGGCCTTCGGTGTTGCCGACGCTGCGCGACCAGGTGTAGTTCAGCTTGCCGTACCAGCCGTTGCGCAGAGGGTGCTCGGCGAACAGGTCAACCGCGGCGTAGGTGCGCTTCGCTTCCGGGAAGCCCAGCATTTCCTTGGTCAGGTGGACCTTGGTGTAGGTCTTGCCGGCCAGTGCAGGATCGGCGTCGTTGAAGTCCACCAGGAAGTCGTTGTCCACGCCCGGGTTGAACGTGGCGCAGCCGAAGCCGCGCCATTTGGCGGCGCTCACGGTCGGGTTGGCGGCGAGCCACTTGTCGAAGCCGCGCTGGTCGCACATGTCGTCCAGCGTCGACTGCAGCTTGCGGTAGGTTGCCTTGGCGCCGATGTTGAGCGACGGCGACAGCTGCTGCTCGAAGCCCAGCGTCATCTCGTCCTGGAAGTTAGGCTTCAGGCCCACTGCGCTGACGGTCTTCGGATCCTTTTCCTGGTTGTACTCGTTGTTGGCCGAGAACGGCGCGGCGAGTGCTTTCAGGCCGGTCGGCAGGCCGTTGGCGTCCACGCCGGTGTAGCTGAAGGCCTGGCGGGTGAACAGCGAACGGCTGGCGCCGCGCACGCCGATGGCGGTCGGCACTTGCAGGTAGTAGCGGCCTGCGGTACCGAATACCTTCAGCGATGCGTCGCCGTTGACGTCCCAGGCAGCGCCCAGGCGCGGCGAGATCTGGTTCTTCATGTCGAGGTAGGTGACGCCCGAGCCGTTGATGTTCTTGAACTGCTCATCGCGCAGGCCGACCGTAACCAGCACGTCCTTGTTGACCTGCCACTTGTCTTCGATGTACTGGGCCGACTGCTCCGAACGCACCGGGGTGGCGCTGTTGAAGATCTGCTGGCGGACCCAGTAACCCTGGGCGGCCAGCGGACCGGAACCGGCGGTCGCCACGGCGATCGGGGTCGGGCCGGCCAGTGCCAGCGGCGCTGCGACGGTCGGGTTCGACTGCTTCTGGTAGGCCCAGATGCTGCCGCCGGCGGTGATGAAGCCGGCGTTCACGCTGTCGAGCTTGTTCTGGTCGAAGCCGGCGCGCACGGTGTGGCTGCCGATCTTGTATTCCAGGTCCAGGCGGCCGGACTTGACGACGTCCTTGCCGTCCTTCGGCATGATGTTGCCCGACAGCGGCTGGTTGTTGTTGATTTCGAACGGACGGGTCGACGGGCTCGACGTCACCTGGGCGATCGACTTGGACAGGTCGAACACGTCGTAGCCGTCGAAGGTGTTGTCGTGCTTCGAGGTGCTGCGGCCGAACAGGGCGGTCAGGGTCAGGTCGTCGGTCAGGTTGCCGGTGTACTTGAGGATGGCTGCGTTGGCGCCCACGCCCAGGGTGTTGGCTGGGTCGTTATGGTAGTGTTCGCCCGAATTGATGGTCGAACCGTGCGCGCGGGTGGCGTAGTCGTAGCTCGAGTAGTAGGCGTCGCGCTTGTCGTCGTCGCCGATGCCGGTGAATTCCAGGCGGTGGCTGTCGCTGATGTTCCAGTCGATCTTGCCGGTGAAGCGGGTGACCTTGTCGTTGATCTCGCCCCAGCCCCACTTCGACAGCGAGTTGGCGTCGCTGGCGGTGCTGCGCAGCGCGCCGACGCGGCTGGTGTCGGTCGAGGACTGGTCGGCCGCGATGAACATGAACAGCTTGTCCTGGATGATCGGGCCGCCGACGTAGGCGCCGACACGGGTTTCCTGGACCTTGTTGTCTTCGCGGCGCAGGCGCAGCTTGCCGTCGGTCGCGGTGTTGGTCGGTGCGCCGGTGTTGGCGTAGTAGAAGTCCTTGTACTTCGAGCGCAGGTTGCGCGGCGTGATGCTGGCGGTGGCGCCGGCTTCCCAGTTGTTGGTGCCGCTCTTGGTGGTGATGTTGACCACGCCGCCGATCGAACGGCCGAATTCGGCGCCGAAGCCGCCGGTCAGGATCTGTGCCTGGGCAATCGCGCCGAATGGCAGCTCGGACGAACCGAGGCCGGTCAGCGGGTTGGTGACCGGGAAGCCGTTGACGTAGTAGGCGTTCTCGGACGCGCCGCTGCCGCCGAACGAGGCGCCGGCGTAACGGTAGTCGGCGCGCGTGGTGTTCGGCGCCAGCTGGATGATCGAATCGACGCTCGGGGCGATCGGCAGCTTGGCCAGTTCCTTGGCGGTGAAGGTCGCGCCGTTGTTGGTGTTCGACACGTCGATGCGGCGGCGCTGGCCACTCACCTGCACGGTCTGGATGGCGCTGGCGGCGGCGAACGACACGTCGGCGCCCTGGCCGATGGTCACTTCGACTTCATTCGACTGGACCACCTTGTCGCCCTGGACCAGGTCGACCTTGTAGCGGCCCACCGGCAGCGCGGTGGCCTGGTAGCGGCCCGCTTCCGGGGTGACCCGGCGCTGCAGGTTGGTGTCGAGGTTGCGGATCACGATGGCCGTGCCCTGGGCGGCGTCCACGCGGCCGAAGATCGTGCCGGTGGCGTTGGACTGGGCCATCACCGGCGCGACGACGGCCAGCGACAGGGTGGCGGAAGCGAAGGCCAGCGACAATGCCTGGACTAAGACGGTTTTTCTGAACATGAAATCTCCAAGTGGGAAGTCAATGCACGCGCTTGCGCATGCATATTTTCTTTTTTTGCCAAATATGTATGAAACCAACTGCATCTAACGGAAAGACAGAGCAATCTCATCCAAATAGCGGTGAAATGTAAGTTGTACATTTCTGCGCCGCACGTATCTGACCATCCGGCTGGCGAAGTGTCAATACGCAAATTCACTATGCGGATCGCATACAACAGATCGCTCCGGCGTCACATTCCCGCGGCGGAAGAAATTGGCGCAATGCAGCAATGCGGCTCTGCGCGCGCCGCGCCGTCAACGATGCCCGCTGCGGCGCGCGAGGGGTGGTTGCGACCGGTTTTTTGGTGCGACGCGGCAAAAATTGCGCCGGCAGCAGCCAGGGCGCGTCTTCCCGCGCAGGCGGCGGCGCCGGTGGGGAATTCATCGGTCCGCCCGAACCTTGCGACAACATTAAACATGGGCTCGCAGGAGGGCGAATACGTTGTTTTTTTGCACTCGGGTCAATCCGTATTTGACAGTCTTTACAGCAAATGTTTCCATGCCGCACCGGCTGTGCATATATGGTTAAAAATATATTGCTTAGCGGAAATATCGATCGACGACCGGGACCCCGTGCGAAGAAGATGTTTTACGAAAACAAAGAGGAGATAGTGGAATGATGAAAGAGAAATTGCTCGCGCGCTCGGTGCGCGCGATCTGCGCCGGCGGTATCGCAGCCGGCATGGGCTTTGCCGCACCTGCGTTCGCCCAGGATGCACCGATCCAGCGCGTGGAGATCACCGGTTCTTCGATCAAGCGTCTGGCTACCGAGACGGTGTTGCCAATCACCATCATGAACCGCGCTGACATCGAGCGCACTGGCGCCACCTCCGCGCAAGACCTGGTGAACCTGATTCCTGGCAACTTCGGCGGCTCCGTCGCTGCCGGCAACGTCGGCGCGACCGGCGTGCCATCGACCGCCAACCTGCGTGCGCTCGGCTCGAAATACACGCTGGTGCTGCTGAACGGCCGCCGCGTCGCCAACTACGCCGTCGGCAACAGCCCGGTCGACCTGAACTCGATCCCGCTGTCGGCGATCGAGCGCATCGAAGTGCTGCGTGACGGCGCCTCGGCAATCTACGGCGCCGACGCCGTCGCCGGCGTCATCAACTTCATCCTGCGCAAGGACTACAAGGGCCTGGAAGTGTCGGCCTACGACACCCATGTCCAGCAGCGTGGCGGCAACGTCAAGAGCTTTAACCTGACCGGCGGTTTCGGCGACCTCAACACCGACCGTTACAACGTGCTGATCAGCGCAAACCACGAGCAGGACGAAGCCCTGCACGCCCGTGACCGCTCGTTCGCCAATACCGCCAATCGTCCTGACCTGGGCGTCAACAAGGCCTCGCCGCGCGACGGCGTGCCCAACCTGAACTTCACCGACACCAAGGGCAACAAGTACACCGGCGTCAATCCGTTCCGCTACAAGAACTGCGACAACGCCGAGTTCGCACTGGTCACCATCAGCGCCAAGGGTTGCGGCACCGACTACGTCAAGTTCATCGACCTGATCCCGGAAGCGAAGCACGACAACATCGTCAGCCGCGCCGTGTTCCAGCTCAACCAGGACAACCAGCTGTACGCTGAAGCGGCCTATACCCGCGACCACGGCCTGGCAGCGTACTCGCCTGCACCGTACACAAAGTCGATGGTCTACCCGACCACCGGCCGCTTCTACCCGACCTCGATCACGCTGCCGAAAGGCTTGCCGATTCCGGCGGGCTATGTGTACCCGAACGGCACCGTCGCACCGACTGCCACGACGCTGGCCGCCGACACGCCTGTGACCCCGACCGGCACGCTGAGCGGCACCTGGCGTACCGTCGCCGGCGGTCCGCGTACCGACATCACCGACACGAA
This window of the Massilia sp. R2A-15 genome carries:
- the aroG gene encoding 3-deoxy-7-phosphoheptulonate synthase AroG, with protein sequence MQRTDDLRIREMKELTPPSHLIREFACSEAAGDTAAGARVALHRILHGQDDRLMVVIGPCSIHDPRAAMEYARRLVTERRRLAADLEIVMRVYFEKPRTTVGWKGMINDPYMDNSFRINDGLRMARELLRDINELGLPAGTEFLDVISPQYIADLISWGAIGARTTESQVHRELASGLSCPVGFKNGTDGNIKIAVEAIKAASQPHHFLSVTKGGHSAIVSTNGNEDCHIILRGGKTPNYDAASVEEACRQMAAQGLAARLMIDASHANSSKKPENQVPVCADIAAQVAGGNDRIVGVMVESNLVAGRQDLVPGKELVYGQSVTDGCIDWEHSVQVLDTLAAAVRQRRLRQE
- a CDS encoding TonB-dependent receptor, whose amino-acid sequence is MFRKTVLVQALSLAFASATLSLAVVAPVMAQSNATGTIFGRVDAAQGTAIVIRNLDTNLQRRVTPEAGRYQATALPVGRYKVDLVQGDKVVQSNEVEVTIGQGADVSFAAASAIQTVQVSGQRRRIDVSNTNNGATFTAKELAKLPIAPSVDSIIQLAPNTTRADYRYAGASFGGSGASENAYYVNGFPVTNPLTGLGSSELPFGAIAQAQILTGGFGAEFGRSIGGVVNITTKSGTNNWEAGATASITPRNLRSKYKDFYYANTGAPTNTATDGKLRLRREDNKVQETRVGAYVGGPIIQDKLFMFIAADQSSTDTSRVGALRSTASDANSLSKWGWGEINDKVTRFTGKIDWNISDSHRLEFTGIGDDDKRDAYYSSYDYATRAHGSTINSGEHYHNDPANTLGVGANAAILKYTGNLTDDLTLTALFGRSTSKHDNTFDGYDVFDLSKSIAQVTSSPSTRPFEINNNQPLSGNIMPKDGKDVVKSGRLDLEYKIGSHTVRAGFDQNKLDSVNAGFITAGGSIWAYQKQSNPTVAAPLALAGPTPIAVATAGSGPLAAQGYWVRQQIFNSATPVRSEQSAQYIEDKWQVNKDVLVTVGLRDEQFKNINGSGVTYLDMKNQISPRLGAAWDVNGDASLKVFGTAGRYYLQVPTAIGVRGASRSLFTRQAFSYTGVDANGLPTGLKALAAPFSANNEYNQEKDPKTVSAVGLKPNFQDEMTLGFEQQLSPSLNIGAKATYRKLQSTLDDMCDQRGFDKWLAANPTVSAAKWRGFGCATFNPGVDNDFLVDFNDADPALAGKTYTKVHLTKEMLGFPEAKRTYAAVDLFAEHPLRNGWYGKLNYTWSRSVGNTEGQTRSENAQINPGATTTWDRIELMDGAYGKLPNDRTHQIKAYGFYNVAPEWTVGGNALIAAGRPLNCIGNHPTDTSYGSNYFWCNGVRVDRGSKGNLPWDTRLDMNVVYAPAMVKGLALKADVFNVFNKQTVQAIDETYNSGTNVVSPTYGRVTSYTDPRAIKFSVEYNHKF